The Streptococcus pluranimalium genome contains a region encoding:
- the grpE gene encoding nucleotide exchange factor GrpE, whose translation MSEDIKNEEVVDETIDNETVTEEIVDETVESEEAPEKSELDLANERADEFENKYLRAHAEMQNIQRRANEERQSLQRYRSQDLAKKILPSLDNLERALAVEGLTEDVKKGLEMTRDSLIQALKEEGVEEVDVESFDHNLHMAVQTLPADDDHPADTIAEVFQKGYTLHDRLLRPAMVVVYN comes from the coding sequence GTGTCAGAAGATATTAAAAATGAAGAAGTCGTTGATGAAACGATTGATAATGAAACAGTCACTGAAGAAATTGTTGACGAAACCGTTGAGTCAGAAGAGGCTCCTGAAAAATCAGAATTAGACTTAGCCAATGAACGTGCTGACGAGTTTGAAAACAAATACCTTCGTGCTCACGCAGAGATGCAAAACATCCAACGCCGCGCCAACGAAGAACGTCAAAGTTTGCAACGTTACCGTTCACAAGACTTGGCTAAAAAAATCTTGCCAAGTTTAGATAACTTGGAACGTGCCCTTGCTGTTGAAGGGTTGACAGAAGATGTTAAAAAAGGACTTGAAATGACGCGTGATAGCCTCATCCAAGCCCTTAAAGAAGAAGGTGTTGAAGAAGTTGACGTTGAAAGCTTCGACCACAACCTTCACATGGCAGTTCAAACCCTTCCAGCAGATGACGACCACCCAGCAGATACGATTGCAGAAGTCTTCCAAAAAGGCTACACATTGCATGACCGTCTCTTGAGACCAGCAATGGTGGTAGTTTACAACTAA